A single genomic interval of Bacteroidota bacterium harbors:
- a CDS encoding ABC transporter permease, with the protein MKTVDINTLPLIIGFALIIIPIVFSWWFKIGIIKRTLIASFRMGIQLILVGLFLEYLFELNNSLINIAWLMFMILVASVSMIRNSDLKYKVLLFPSFMSLAITTLSIVFFFNIVILNLENIFDAKYLIAIGGMILGNSLRSNIVGVSSFYKSIKRNENRYLYQLSLGATRLEAILPFFREGFKSAVNPFIAGMATFGIVSIPGMMTGQILGGSSPMLAVKYQITIVIAIFVVTTVSVILTILFTARSSFNGYGVLNKEIFKN; encoded by the coding sequence ATGAAAACAGTAGATATAAATACACTTCCCCTGATTATAGGCTTTGCCTTGATCATAATTCCTATTGTCTTTTCGTGGTGGTTTAAAATCGGAATTATCAAACGCACATTGATTGCTTCTTTCCGAATGGGCATTCAATTGATACTTGTGGGATTGTTCCTTGAATATTTATTCGAATTAAATAATTCATTAATAAATATAGCTTGGCTAATGTTCATGATTCTGGTAGCTTCAGTTTCTATGATTCGCAATTCTGATTTAAAGTACAAAGTTTTGCTCTTCCCAAGTTTTATGAGTTTAGCTATTACAACGCTATCTATTGTTTTCTTTTTCAATATTGTCATCCTAAATCTTGAAAATATTTTTGATGCTAAATACCTTATTGCGATTGGTGGAATGATACTCGGGAACTCTCTGCGGAGTAATATTGTGGGTGTTAGTAGTTTTTATAAAAGTATTAAGCGTAACGAGAATAGATACCTGTACCAACTTTCACTGGGAGCAACCAGACTGGAAGCTATCCTTCCCTTTTTCCGTGAAGGTTTTAAAAGCGCGGTTAATCCATTTATTGCAGGCATGGCAACCTTTGGGATTGTGTCTATTCCGGGTATGATGACTGGACAAATACTTGGAGGTTCAAGTCCAATGCTGGCTGTAAAATATCAAATAACAATCGTTATAGCCATATTTGTTGTTACAACAGTTTCTGTTATCCTAACAATACTTTTCACCGCACGTAGCAGCTTTAATGGGTATGGGGTATTGAATAAGGAGATATTTAAAAACTAA
- a CDS encoding aminoacyl-histidine dipeptidase has protein sequence MTSVLGHLEPKSVWKYFEEICKIPRPSKKEEKIIAYLVDFAKAQKLEYKTDDLNNVLISKPATKGFENRKTVVLQSHLDMVGEKNSDTKHDFEKDAILPRIDGELVYATGTTLGADDGIGIAAQMAILVADDIPHGPIECLFTVDEETGLTGAFGLQPGFFEAKTLINLDSEDWGEIFIGCAGGRDTKAEFTFTKYPVPCAMSFYRIAVTGLQGGHSGDEIHNGLGNSIKIVNRFILETREKYSVFVADINGGNARNAIPREAFATLLVNEKHAADFEDFVKIFNKNLRNELCVTAPDLKIEVEKTEKPEFIIDLTTQAKLSMAIAACPHGEQAWSQTLDNLVETSTNLATIKTEGDKVLIGTSQRSSIQSKLDDMVHTVQSVFKLAGAKVISSDGYPGWEPNPDSEIVRISEASYKRLFNSDPEVKAIHAGLECGLIGVKYPGIDMVSIGPDIKGAHTPEERINIQTTIDFWELLLDMLKNIPIR, from the coding sequence ATGACAAGTGTATTAGGACATCTCGAGCCAAAATCAGTTTGGAAATATTTTGAAGAAATCTGTAAAATCCCTCGTCCATCCAAAAAAGAGGAAAAAATAATAGCCTATTTAGTAGACTTTGCTAAGGCGCAAAAGCTTGAGTACAAAACAGATGACCTCAACAATGTTTTGATTTCGAAACCAGCAACAAAGGGTTTTGAAAATAGGAAAACAGTTGTTCTACAATCGCATCTGGATATGGTGGGTGAGAAGAATTCAGATACAAAACATGATTTTGAAAAGGATGCTATCCTTCCTCGGATTGATGGTGAGTTAGTTTATGCAACAGGAACAACTCTTGGTGCAGATGATGGAATTGGCATTGCAGCTCAAATGGCAATCCTTGTTGCAGATGACATTCCTCATGGACCAATTGAGTGCTTATTTACTGTAGATGAAGAGACTGGTTTAACAGGAGCATTCGGATTACAGCCTGGTTTTTTTGAAGCAAAAACTTTAATTAATTTGGATTCAGAAGATTGGGGTGAAATCTTCATTGGATGTGCTGGAGGTAGGGATACTAAAGCCGAATTTACATTCACAAAATATCCTGTTCCTTGCGCCATGTCCTTTTACCGTATTGCAGTAACTGGATTACAAGGAGGACATTCAGGAGATGAGATCCATAATGGTTTAGGAAATTCAATCAAAATTGTTAATCGTTTTATACTCGAAACAAGAGAAAAATATAGTGTTTTTGTTGCAGATATAAATGGTGGTAATGCGAGAAATGCAATTCCACGTGAAGCATTTGCAACTCTTTTAGTAAATGAAAAACATGCTGCTGATTTTGAAGATTTTGTTAAAATATTCAACAAAAACCTAAGAAATGAACTTTGTGTAACAGCTCCCGATTTAAAAATCGAAGTGGAGAAAACGGAGAAACCAGAGTTTATTATTGATCTTACCACTCAGGCTAAACTCAGTATGGCCATTGCTGCATGTCCTCATGGAGAGCAGGCTTGGAGTCAAACATTAGATAATTTAGTTGAAACGTCAACGAATTTAGCCACGATTAAAACAGAAGGAGATAAAGTATTAATTGGAACGAGTCAGCGAAGTTCAATCCAGTCAAAGCTGGATGATATGGTACATACTGTGCAATCTGTTTTTAAGTTAGCAGGCGCAAAAGTGATTTCCTCAGATGGCTATCCGGGTTGGGAACCCAATCCGGATTCTGAAATAGTCAGAATTAGTGAAGCTTCTTATAAACGCCTATTTAATTCAGATCCAGAAGTGAAAGCCATACATGCAGGTCTGGAATGTGGACTTATTGGTGTGAAATATCCCGGTATTGATATGGTTTCTATTGGACCAGATATTAAAGGAGCACATACTCCAGAGGAGAGAATCAATATTCAAACAACGATTGATTTTTGGGAGTTGCTTCTAGATATGTTGAAGAATATTCCTATAAGATAG
- the ychF gene encoding redox-regulated ATPase YchF, whose amino-acid sequence MVLPCGIVGLPNVGKSSLFKALTGNETAIENFPYTTTESNIGVVDVPDSRLSKLSEMEQPHKTTPNTVEFIDIAGLAKGASQGEGLGNGFLDSIRHSDAIIHVIRCFDNDNIVHINTSVNPVRDKEELDFELQLKDLETAVKSIERNRKAAKGGDKKIAQLIQLLEKVKEHLDEGGFVREMKFTPEEWKMLKNYSFLTGKKILYVANVDDAGLNGNKHVDALKESIAEENAEIVILNAKLEAEIAEIEDDEERNEFMEMYELKEPGVNVLIHSAYHLLDLITFFTVGKKEVRAWATPKNSTAPQAAGAIHSDFERGFIRAEMIKFTDYVELKTEQACKDAAKFHVVGKDYIVQDGDQLHFLFNV is encoded by the coding sequence ATGGTATTACCTTGTGGAATAGTTGGATTGCCAAATGTGGGAAAATCCTCATTATTTAAGGCCTTAACCGGGAATGAAACGGCAATTGAAAATTTCCCCTATACAACAACCGAATCAAATATTGGTGTGGTAGATGTTCCTGATAGCAGATTGAGCAAGTTGAGCGAAATGGAACAGCCACACAAAACAACACCCAATACAGTTGAGTTTATTGATATTGCAGGTTTAGCAAAAGGAGCAAGTCAAGGCGAAGGTTTGGGAAATGGATTCTTAGATTCCATTCGTCATAGCGATGCAATTATTCATGTCATTCGCTGTTTTGATAATGACAATATAGTTCACATTAACACATCTGTAAATCCTGTTAGAGATAAGGAAGAACTTGATTTTGAATTACAGTTAAAAGATCTCGAGACTGCTGTAAAATCAATTGAACGTAATAGAAAAGCAGCCAAGGGAGGTGATAAAAAAATAGCCCAATTAATTCAGCTATTGGAGAAAGTCAAAGAGCATTTGGATGAAGGAGGATTTGTTAGAGAAATGAAATTCACTCCTGAAGAATGGAAAATGCTGAAGAATTATTCATTTTTGACAGGGAAAAAAATTCTGTATGTAGCCAATGTTGATGATGCCGGATTAAATGGGAATAAGCATGTTGATGCATTGAAAGAGTCAATTGCAGAGGAAAATGCCGAAATTGTTATTTTAAACGCAAAGCTGGAAGCAGAAATAGCTGAAATTGAAGATGACGAGGAGCGAAACGAATTCATGGAGATGTATGAATTGAAAGAACCTGGAGTAAATGTATTAATTCATTCTGCTTATCATTTACTGGACCTGATCACATTTTTCACTGTTGGTAAAAAGGAAGTACGAGCTTGGGCCACACCTAAAAACAGCACAGCACCTCAAGCTGCCGGTGCCATTCACTCAGATTTTGAGAGAGGCTTTATTCGTGCTGAAATGATAAAATTTACAGATTATGTGGAGTTAAAAACAGAGCAAGCTTGTAAAGACGCAGCCAAATTTCATGTAGTCGGCAAAGATTATATTGTGCAGGATGGGGATCAGTTGCATTTTTTGTTTAACGTATAA